A window of Flavobacterium flavigenum contains these coding sequences:
- a CDS encoding dipeptide epimerase, whose translation MQLILRTYNLKLKHTFRISRKSIDFQPSLIVELQDSGFSGYGEATSNPYYNITVEILQDDIEKIRKIIEESSGETPEEFWLKINPFLKDNPFALCALDNAYNDLYTRKKGKKLYELWNYDISHNPKTNYTIGIDSIENMIVKMKGFPWPIYKIKLGTPEDIAIVTELRKHTDAIFRVDANCAWTVEETLSNAVILKDLGVEFIEQPLKADNWEGHKKVFENAVLPIIADESCIAEGDIAKCHNHFHGVNIKLMKCGGITPGRRMITEAKKLGLKTMVGCMTESTVGISAIAHLLPELDYVDMDGSLLLAEDIASGVTIKNGKTYYPDRTGTGVILF comes from the coding sequence ATGCAATTAATCTTAAGAACATACAATCTAAAACTAAAACACACTTTTAGAATTTCAAGGAAATCAATCGATTTTCAGCCTTCGCTAATCGTAGAATTGCAGGATAGTGGATTTTCAGGATATGGTGAAGCTACTTCGAATCCGTATTATAATATTACTGTGGAAATTCTGCAGGATGATATTGAAAAAATCCGTAAAATTATAGAAGAATCGTCTGGTGAGACTCCGGAAGAATTCTGGCTAAAAATAAATCCGTTTTTAAAAGACAATCCTTTTGCTTTATGTGCTTTGGATAATGCTTATAATGATTTGTATACGCGAAAAAAAGGTAAAAAGCTTTATGAGTTATGGAATTATGATATTTCCCATAATCCAAAGACTAATTATACCATCGGAATTGATAGCATTGAAAACATGATTGTTAAAATGAAGGGATTTCCATGGCCGATTTACAAAATAAAGTTAGGAACTCCTGAAGATATTGCTATTGTAACTGAATTACGAAAACATACTGATGCTATTTTTAGGGTAGATGCGAATTGCGCCTGGACTGTTGAAGAAACCTTATCAAATGCTGTTATTTTAAAAGATTTGGGTGTTGAATTTATAGAGCAGCCTCTTAAAGCAGATAATTGGGAAGGGCATAAGAAAGTTTTTGAAAATGCTGTTTTGCCTATTATAGCTGATGAAAGTTGTATAGCTGAAGGAGATATTGCTAAATGTCATAATCACTTTCATGGAGTCAATATAAAATTAATGAAATGTGGAGGAATAACTCCGGGAAGAAGGATGATTACCGAAGCTAAAAAACTAGGTTTAAAAACAATGGTAGGCTGTATGACAGAATCTACAGTTGGTATTTCGGCTATTGCACATTTATTGCCCGAATTGGATTATGTTGATATGGACGGCTCATTATTATTAGCAGAAGATATTGCGAGTGGTGTGACGATAAAGAATGGTAAGACATATTATCCGGACCGAACAGGAACAGGTGTGATTTTATTCTAA
- a CDS encoding DUF695 domain-containing protein has product MGFLDKLLGKKEASIQYDNDFWNWFLKYEKQFFKAVKNGDNIHKDFFDKLAPRLDEIHDGIYFLTGMFDDQTAELVLTPDGVIKNIYVIEELINNAPKIEGWRFSALKPASDIKDVSINYEGFKINKDNLKFYPNIHEGYPDEIDLTIIYDGFIEEKKGELINGVYIFLDNYLGELHSVTLIDNMKVVGSEGVSEELIPIEKLKDYLIWREKEFVEKYEGTRHNTENDNYSGFESNIKDGGIVIALMNTDLLNWDQKASHPWMFIITIPFDGSSNNNGMPDNETYQLLNVIEDQIMLDLKDLEGYLNVGRETLANKREIFFACKDFRKPTKVADELIKRYNSVFEITYEIYKDKYWQTFKHYKPRLD; this is encoded by the coding sequence ATGGGTTTTCTTGATAAACTATTGGGCAAAAAAGAGGCTTCAATACAATATGATAATGATTTTTGGAACTGGTTTCTAAAATATGAAAAACAGTTTTTTAAAGCTGTAAAAAATGGAGATAATATACACAAAGATTTTTTCGATAAACTGGCTCCAAGGCTGGATGAAATTCATGATGGAATTTACTTTCTTACCGGAATGTTTGACGACCAGACTGCTGAATTAGTTCTGACACCTGATGGTGTAATCAAGAATATTTATGTTATTGAAGAACTTATAAATAATGCGCCAAAGATTGAGGGCTGGAGATTTTCTGCCCTTAAACCCGCATCAGATATAAAAGATGTAAGTATTAATTATGAAGGTTTTAAAATCAACAAAGACAATTTAAAGTTTTATCCAAATATTCATGAAGGTTATCCTGATGAAATAGACTTAACTATCATTTATGATGGCTTTATTGAAGAAAAAAAAGGAGAATTAATAAATGGAGTATACATTTTCCTCGACAATTATTTAGGAGAACTGCATTCGGTTACTTTAATTGATAATATGAAAGTTGTCGGATCAGAAGGTGTTTCAGAAGAATTAATTCCGATTGAAAAATTAAAAGATTATTTAATTTGGAGAGAAAAAGAATTTGTTGAGAAATATGAAGGAACCAGGCACAATACTGAAAATGATAATTATTCAGGTTTTGAGTCTAATATAAAAGATGGAGGAATTGTTATAGCTTTGATGAATACAGACCTTTTAAATTGGGATCAAAAAGCATCTCATCCTTGGATGTTCATTATTACCATTCCTTTTGATGGAAGTAGTAATAACAACGGAATGCCTGATAATGAAACTTATCAGTTATTAAATGTAATTGAAGATCAAATCATGTTAGACCTAAAAGATTTGGAAGGCTATTTAAATGTAGGCAGAGAAACATTAGCAAACAAAAGAGAAATCTTTTTTGCTTGTAAGGATTTCAGAAAACCTACAAAAGTGGCAGATGAATTAATTAAAAGATATAACAGCGTTTTTGAAATAACCTACGAAATCTACAAAGACAAATATTGGCAAACCTTTAAACACTATAAGCCGAGACTAGATTAA
- a CDS encoding amino acid permease, producing the protein MALSGLFRKKTVQDILNQVAKNEADGHNALGKHLTARDLTAFGIAAIIGAGIFSTIGKASADGGPAVIFLFLFTALACSFAAFAYAEFASMVPVSGSAYTYSYVAFGELIAWIIGWALIMEYAVGNITVAISWSDYFTGLLQSRGVNLPQWIQMDYLTASNGFKDAMALMQGGKTFENLDAGLQAAYMAWTTAPTIGSFHFVADLPALFIIVLITALVYRGMKESRNASNLMVVVKLCIVLLVIAVGVFYVDTTNWNPFAPNGVSGVLKGVSAVFFAYIGFDAISTTAEECKNPQRDLPRGMMWAIIICTILYIAIALVLTGMVKYNELNVGDPLAFVFEKLDLKWMSGIIAVSAVIAMASVLLVFQMGQPRIWMSMSRDGLLPKKFSTVHPKFKTPSFATIVTGFVVAVPALFLNLTMVTDLCSIGTLFAFVLVCAGVLVLQNKPEIPRGKFKTPYVNSKYILPVLMIAGLYYAFAFNTKATMAFINNEAQIYDATSIVTSLDKEESVKVFDYLKGIDVNNKTAKTSDLEHLLGQYQDDEVKYTEVVKELPIRHSLKYESGFSLFKHKIPMWIFLIVLVGLAVWAFRKNLSLIPLLGLICCLYMMAELSVWNWIYFTIWLLIGLLIYFTYSRKNSKLNTQVVS; encoded by the coding sequence ATGGCGTTGTCAGGTTTATTCCGCAAAAAAACAGTACAGGATATTTTAAACCAGGTTGCAAAGAATGAAGCAGATGGTCATAATGCATTAGGGAAGCATTTAACTGCAAGGGATTTAACTGCTTTTGGAATTGCAGCTATTATTGGTGCAGGAATTTTTAGTACCATCGGAAAAGCAAGTGCAGATGGGGGGCCTGCTGTTATTTTTCTGTTTTTATTTACCGCATTAGCGTGTAGTTTTGCCGCTTTTGCTTACGCCGAATTTGCTTCAATGGTTCCGGTTTCCGGAAGTGCTTATACCTATTCTTATGTTGCTTTTGGCGAATTAATTGCGTGGATTATAGGTTGGGCCTTAATTATGGAATACGCCGTAGGAAATATAACGGTTGCCATATCCTGGAGTGATTATTTTACAGGATTACTGCAAAGTCGCGGAGTTAATTTGCCACAGTGGATTCAGATGGATTATTTAACCGCTTCAAACGGTTTTAAAGATGCAATGGCCCTGATGCAGGGAGGAAAAACTTTCGAAAATTTAGATGCAGGATTACAGGCGGCTTATATGGCCTGGACTACCGCACCAACAATTGGTTCTTTTCATTTTGTAGCTGATTTGCCGGCTTTGTTTATTATCGTACTAATTACCGCTTTGGTGTATCGCGGAATGAAAGAATCACGTAACGCCAGTAACTTAATGGTTGTAGTGAAACTTTGTATCGTACTTTTAGTAATTGCTGTTGGAGTTTTTTATGTGGATACAACCAATTGGAATCCGTTTGCGCCAAATGGTGTAAGTGGGGTTTTAAAAGGAGTTTCTGCTGTTTTCTTTGCTTACATAGGTTTTGATGCGATTTCAACCACCGCAGAGGAATGTAAAAATCCACAGCGTGATTTACCACGCGGGATGATGTGGGCAATTATTATCTGTACCATCTTATACATTGCCATTGCCTTGGTTTTAACCGGAATGGTCAAATACAACGAATTAAATGTCGGCGACCCGTTAGCATTTGTTTTTGAAAAATTAGACTTAAAATGGATGTCTGGCATTATTGCAGTAAGTGCTGTCATTGCAATGGCAAGTGTTTTACTGGTTTTTCAGATGGGGCAGCCTCGTATCTGGATGAGTATGAGCCGTGACGGATTATTGCCAAAGAAATTTTCTACAGTGCATCCAAAATTCAAAACACCTTCTTTTGCTACCATTGTAACAGGTTTTGTAGTGGCTGTTCCGGCTTTATTTTTAAACCTGACAATGGTAACCGATCTATGCAGTATCGGGACTTTGTTTGCCTTTGTACTGGTTTGTGCAGGCGTTTTGGTGTTGCAGAATAAACCTGAAATTCCAAGGGGAAAATTCAAAACACCTTATGTAAATTCTAAATACATTTTGCCGGTTTTAATGATTGCTGGATTGTACTATGCTTTTGCTTTCAATACTAAAGCAACAATGGCTTTTATTAATAATGAAGCACAGATTTACGATGCAACTTCTATAGTAACTTCTTTGGATAAAGAAGAGTCGGTTAAAGTTTTCGATTATTTAAAAGGGATAGACGTTAATAATAAAACGGCGAAAACTTCAGATTTAGAACATTTATTGGGGCAATATCAGGACGATGAAGTAAAATATACCGAAGTTGTAAAAGAACTGCCGATCAGGCATTCTCTTAAATACGAATCAGGTTTCAGCTTATTCAAGCATAAAATTCCAATGTGGATTTTCCTTATCGTATTAGTTGGATTAGCCGTTTGGGCATTTAGAAAAAATTTATCTTTGATTCCGCTTTTAGGACTTATATGCTGTCTTTATATGATGGCGGAGTTAAGTGTGTGGAACTGGATTTACTTTACCATCTGGTTATTAATCGGGCTTTTAATTTATTTTACTTATAGCCGAAAAAATAGTAAACTCAATACTCAGGTTGTGAGTTAG
- a CDS encoding lipocalin family protein: MKNKYIAPVLLGVGIAFLLYSCGSTIPEKATAVNNFDKAKYLGKWYEIARLDFKYEKGLNNVTAEYSLNDNGTIKVDNKGYEVEKNKWKQSIGKAKFVEKENIGMLKVSFFGPFYSGYNVIAVDEDYKYALVAGESLKYMWILSRETTIPENIKTAYLKKAQEIGYKTSALVWVKHDKAN, encoded by the coding sequence ATGAAAAATAAATATATAGCTCCAGTTTTACTTGGAGTAGGAATCGCTTTTTTGCTTTATTCCTGTGGCTCAACTATTCCGGAAAAAGCAACTGCTGTCAATAATTTTGATAAAGCTAAATACCTTGGAAAATGGTATGAAATTGCCAGACTGGATTTTAAATATGAAAAGGGTTTAAATAATGTAACTGCCGAATATTCCCTAAACGATAACGGAACGATAAAAGTAGATAACAAAGGGTATGAGGTTGAAAAAAATAAGTGGAAACAAAGTATTGGAAAAGCTAAATTCGTCGAAAAAGAAAATATAGGGATGCTGAAAGTTTCCTTTTTTGGCCCTTTTTACTCCGGATATAATGTAATTGCGGTTGATGAGGATTATAAATATGCTTTGGTCGCCGGAGAAAGTTTAAAATACATGTGGATACTTTCGAGAGAAACTACAATTCCTGAAAACATTAAAACGGCTTATTTGAAAAAAGCACAGGAAATTGGATATAAAACTTCTGCTCTTGTTTGGGTAAAACACGACAAAGCAAATTAA
- a CDS encoding DoxX family membrane protein, producing MKIATIIVRVLIGLLLLFASISFFFKLAPEPEVTGNFKAFNVGLVASTYLLPLAKSIELLCGIAFVTGRFVTLANILILPITVNILFINYFLAPEGLPIAGLLFLGNLFLIYRYWDNYKSVFTP from the coding sequence ATGAAAATTGCTACCATTATTGTTCGCGTTTTAATCGGCCTTTTGCTACTTTTCGCTTCCATCAGCTTTTTCTTTAAGCTGGCACCTGAACCAGAAGTAACCGGAAATTTTAAAGCTTTTAATGTAGGTCTTGTTGCATCAACTTACTTACTGCCTCTGGCAAAATCTATTGAATTACTTTGCGGAATCGCTTTCGTCACAGGACGTTTTGTAACATTAGCCAATATTTTGATTTTACCAATAACAGTAAATATTCTGTTTATCAATTATTTTCTTGCACCGGAAGGCTTGCCCATTGCAGGTTTGTTATTCTTAGGGAACTTATTTTTGATTTATAGATACTGGGACAATTATAAAAGTGTTTTCACTCCATGA
- the lpdA gene encoding dihydrolipoyl dehydrogenase: MSSFDVVIIGSGPGGYVSAIRCAQLGFKTAIVEKYNSLGGTCLNVGCIPSKALLSSSHHYAEIAHFADHGIEVSGDVKINLEKMIARKQAVVDQTVGGINYLMDKNKISVFNGLGSFVDATHIAVAKADGTSETIEAKYTVIATGSKPSSLPFIKIDKERIITSTEALALKEVPKHLVIIGGGVIGIELGQVYLRLGAQVSVVEFMDRIIPGMDGSLSKELTKVLKKQGMKFYVSHKVKSVERNGDAVVVQAENAKGETITLEGDYSLVSVGRRPYTDGLNADKAGVKISDRGQVEVNDHLQTSVQNIYAIGDVVRGAMLAHKAEEEGVMVAEILAGQKPHIDYNLIPGVVYTWPEVAAVGQTEEQLKAAGVKYKSGSFPFKALGRARASADLDGFVKILADEKTDEVLGVHMIGARTADLIAEAVTAMEFKASAEDISRMSHAHPTFAEAVKEAALAATENRALHV; this comes from the coding sequence ATGAGTTCATTTGACGTAGTCATTATAGGTTCAGGTCCTGGCGGATATGTATCAGCAATTCGTTGCGCACAATTAGGTTTCAAAACTGCTATTGTAGAAAAGTATAACTCTTTAGGCGGAACTTGCCTTAACGTAGGTTGTATACCTTCAAAAGCATTATTATCATCTTCTCATCATTATGCAGAAATTGCTCATTTTGCAGATCACGGAATCGAAGTTTCTGGTGATGTAAAAATCAATTTAGAGAAAATGATTGCTCGTAAACAAGCCGTTGTAGATCAAACCGTAGGCGGAATCAACTACTTAATGGATAAAAATAAAATCTCTGTTTTCAATGGTTTAGGTTCTTTCGTAGATGCAACTCACATCGCTGTTGCAAAAGCAGACGGAACTTCAGAAACTATTGAAGCAAAATATACTGTAATTGCTACAGGATCAAAACCATCTTCTTTGCCATTCATCAAAATTGACAAAGAAAGAATCATTACTTCTACTGAAGCTTTGGCTTTAAAAGAAGTTCCAAAACACTTAGTAATTATCGGTGGAGGAGTTATCGGAATCGAGCTTGGACAAGTTTACCTGCGTTTAGGAGCTCAGGTTTCTGTAGTAGAATTTATGGACAGAATCATTCCGGGAATGGACGGTTCATTGTCTAAAGAATTAACAAAAGTGTTGAAAAAACAAGGAATGAAATTCTACGTTTCTCACAAAGTAAAATCAGTTGAAAGAAATGGTGATGCTGTTGTAGTTCAGGCTGAAAATGCAAAAGGAGAAACTATCACTCTTGAAGGAGATTATTCATTAGTTTCTGTTGGTCGTCGTCCTTATACAGACGGATTAAACGCTGACAAAGCCGGAGTTAAAATTTCAGACAGAGGACAAGTTGAAGTAAACGATCATTTACAGACAAGTGTTCAAAATATCTACGCAATTGGAGATGTTGTTCGTGGAGCAATGTTAGCGCACAAAGCGGAGGAAGAAGGAGTGATGGTTGCTGAAATTTTAGCAGGTCAAAAACCACATATCGATTACAACTTAATTCCTGGTGTAGTCTATACCTGGCCAGAAGTTGCTGCAGTTGGACAAACTGAAGAGCAATTGAAAGCAGCTGGAGTAAAATACAAATCAGGAAGTTTCCCATTCAAAGCTTTAGGACGTGCAAGAGCAAGTGCAGACTTAGACGGATTTGTGAAAATCTTAGCTGATGAAAAAACAGACGAAGTTTTAGGAGTTCACATGATCGGAGCGCGTACAGCAGACTTAATTGCTGAAGCGGTTACAGCAATGGAATTCAAAGCTTCTGCTGAAGATATTTCAAGAATGAGTCATGCACACCCAACTTTCGCGGAAGCAGTAAAAGAAGCAGCATTGGCAGCTACTGAAAACAGAGCTTTACACGTATAA
- a CDS encoding DUF4349 domain-containing protein, translating into MKTIAKLGLTTFVITAILFSCKKADATGEETSDYATTDSTAVLSSTAISSSAAVEKKDSKQKFIRTADIKFKVKNVVRSTYAIENATQKFGGFVTYTNLQSTIQNQIRTKISQDSTLETTKYTVENNITIRVPNTQLDTVIKTIAKQIDFLDFRVIKADDVSLKLLANQLSQKRSVHNEKRVEKAIDEKGKKINDIMEAENTLANQKESNDNRTIDNLSLQDQINFSTITLQLYQNETIRQETIASEKDSAAYKPNLGIQIIDALKSGWYILQAILIFFINLWPFILISIGGFFLYKKYIKTQ; encoded by the coding sequence ATGAAAACAATTGCAAAATTAGGTTTGACCACCTTCGTAATCACGGCAATATTATTTTCCTGCAAAAAAGCAGATGCCACAGGTGAAGAAACATCAGATTACGCAACTACCGATAGCACAGCTGTTTTATCCAGCACAGCTATTTCATCATCGGCAGCAGTCGAGAAAAAAGACAGCAAGCAGAAATTCATTCGAACTGCAGATATCAAATTTAAGGTTAAAAACGTTGTCAGGTCCACTTATGCAATTGAAAATGCCACCCAGAAATTCGGAGGATTTGTTACCTATACCAATTTACAAAGCACTATTCAGAATCAGATTAGAACCAAAATCAGCCAGGACAGCACCCTTGAAACGACTAAATATACCGTAGAAAACAACATTACCATCCGCGTTCCGAATACACAGCTCGATACAGTAATAAAGACCATCGCTAAACAAATTGATTTTCTTGATTTCAGGGTAATCAAGGCCGATGATGTTTCATTAAAATTATTAGCAAATCAGCTATCTCAAAAAAGAAGTGTCCATAACGAAAAAAGAGTAGAAAAAGCGATTGATGAAAAGGGCAAAAAAATCAATGACATTATGGAGGCCGAAAATACTTTAGCAAACCAAAAAGAATCAAACGATAATCGCACTATAGATAATTTATCGTTACAGGATCAGATTAATTTCAGTACTATCACTCTACAGCTTTATCAGAATGAAACCATCAGACAAGAAACTATTGCAAGTGAAAAAGACAGCGCTGCCTATAAACCTAATTTAGGTATTCAGATTATTGATGCTTTAAAAAGCGGTTGGTACATCTTGCAGGCTATCTTGATTTTCTTTATTAATCTTTGGCCATTTATCTTAATAAGCATTGGTGGATTTTTCCTTTATAAGAAGTACATCAAGACCCAATAA
- a CDS encoding anthranilate synthase component I family protein, which yields MRVSIHKHIPDPEQFKQQLLSWSQQFREVVFLDSNSYPQEYSSFDCLMAVDAFTSLKTDFHNAFEDLKQYQQTTKDWLFGYLSYDLKNDIEYLKSSNFDGLNFPDLFFFQPKKIFLLKGNQLEISYLLLCDDEVEEDFEEIIQSKSYSFETLDKVDLEQRISKESYLQKVTKMLGHIHAGDMYEANFCMEFFAEDAIINPLEKFQKLNEISKAPFSVFFKNNKQFLLSASPERYLKKTGDTIISQPIKGTSKRFSDVNKDEESKQNLENDAKERAENIMITDLVRNDLSHTAQKGSVEVTELCKIYSFLQVHQMISTVTSKLDPQYSSVDVLKTTFPMGSMTGAPKISVMKIIENLEETKRGLYSGAVGYFTPEGDFDFNVVIRSILYNQENKYVSFSVGSAITAQSVPEKEYEECLLKAKAMSEVLKSSGI from the coding sequence TTGAGAGTTTCCATTCACAAGCACATTCCGGATCCGGAGCAGTTCAAACAACAACTTTTAAGTTGGTCACAACAATTTCGAGAGGTTGTTTTTTTGGATAGTAATTCCTATCCTCAAGAATATTCTAGTTTCGATTGTTTGATGGCTGTTGATGCTTTTACATCGTTAAAAACCGATTTTCATAATGCTTTTGAAGATTTAAAACAGTACCAGCAAACTACAAAAGACTGGCTTTTTGGTTACTTGTCTTATGATCTTAAAAATGATATTGAGTATTTAAAATCATCCAATTTTGACGGATTGAATTTCCCGGATTTATTTTTCTTTCAGCCAAAAAAGATTTTTTTACTAAAAGGAAATCAGCTTGAAATCAGTTACTTATTGTTGTGTGACGATGAGGTTGAAGAAGATTTTGAAGAAATTATTCAGAGTAAAAGCTATTCTTTTGAAACGTTGGATAAAGTCGATTTGGAGCAACGAATTTCAAAAGAATCGTATCTTCAAAAAGTAACAAAAATGCTGGGACACATTCATGCAGGTGATATGTACGAAGCTAATTTTTGTATGGAATTTTTTGCTGAAGATGCGATTATCAATCCACTGGAAAAATTTCAAAAACTGAATGAGATTTCAAAAGCTCCTTTTTCGGTTTTCTTTAAGAACAATAAACAATTTCTGCTTTCAGCTTCTCCGGAACGTTATCTAAAAAAAACGGGAGATACCATTATTTCTCAGCCCATAAAAGGAACTTCAAAACGATTTTCAGATGTGAATAAGGATGAAGAATCCAAACAAAATCTTGAAAACGATGCAAAAGAACGTGCTGAGAATATCATGATTACTGATTTGGTTCGAAATGACTTATCGCATACGGCACAAAAAGGTTCGGTAGAAGTTACGGAACTTTGTAAAATTTATTCCTTCTTGCAGGTACATCAAATGATTTCTACGGTAACTTCAAAATTAGATCCTCAATATTCTTCTGTAGATGTTTTGAAAACGACCTTTCCAATGGGTAGTATGACGGGAGCTCCAAAAATTTCGGTCATGAAAATTATTGAAAACCTGGAAGAAACCAAACGAGGTTTGTATAGTGGGGCAGTAGGTTATTTTACTCCTGAAGGCGATTTTGATTTTAATGTTGTAATTAGAAGTATTTTATATAATCAGGAAAATAAATATGTTTCGTTCTCCGTTGGAAGTGCTATTACAGCTCAGTCTGTACCGGAAAAAGAATACGAAGAATGCTTGTTGAAGGCAAAAGCCATGTCTGAAGTTTTAAAATCTTCGGGTATTTGA